The following are from one region of the bacterium genome:
- a CDS encoding metallopeptidase family protein encodes MTKRYLTDEEFDDIVSEVIAQLPQEFRRELDERNVVISVKDAPDASDPPDFVRGRVLGFYHGVPLRKRGGTGQAIWPDKIIIYKSIVERYVSSAEEAKELLKRVVLHEIGHFFGLSDAELRRLGY; translated from the coding sequence ATGACAAAGAGATATCTGACGGATGAGGAGTTTGACGATATCGTCTCGGAAGTTATAGCGCAGCTTCCTCAAGAGTTCAGGAGAGAACTGGATGAACGTAATGTCGTCATTTCCGTTAAGGATGCACCTGATGCATCCGATCCGCCCGATTTCGTGCGCGGCAGGGTTCTTGGATTCTATCACGGCGTTCCGTTAAGAAAACGAGGGGGTACAGGCCAGGCGATCTGGCCTGACAAGATTATAATATACAAATCGATAGTTGAACGTTACGTCTCATCCGCAGAGGAGGCAAAGGAGCTTCTAAAAAGAGTGGTTCTTCATGAGATAGGCCATTTTTTTGGACTTTCGGATGCCGAACTCCGGCGGCTCGGATACTGA
- a CDS encoding adenylate/guanylate cyclase domain-containing protein encodes MRKQGLGLAGKLIIIFSILYGVLLAGVLGISIHFFVVAKQNDARYRIVDVINSIHLARKRMGDAELKDYLTELFSTRFRAEGYDLDILDISIHEGNKVLRSRRADIQADKTQRFHTEIRDPESKRIVYTIDLSYSLLNLEKGIWNLVWQVAAVGAAAFIAGLALILYFARRSTSHLRTLADAMQQAGSGNMGARVEIQSSDEVGVLGDTFNWMMKGLEEGEFVKNIFKRYVTRQVAEKILAEKDMVHLAGDRLEVSILFADIRGFTRLSQTMPPEEIIGLLNHYFTPIIDVIIENEGVLDKFIGDGFLAFWNAPLPQKDHALRACKAAIEIQNVITKLNLARENLGKISIKMGMGIHSGAAIAGSIGSARRMEYTIIGESVNFAERLEEAAEHGEVLVSKRVKELIAERMPLKERRIKIQDYGEQEIEVFELLIPKEALQ; translated from the coding sequence ATGAGAAAGCAAGGTTTGGGACTTGCAGGCAAGCTCATAATAATCTTCAGTATTCTCTACGGAGTGCTTCTTGCGGGCGTCCTCGGAATATCAATACATTTTTTTGTCGTCGCAAAACAAAACGACGCCAGGTACAGAATAGTCGACGTAATAAACTCAATTCATCTTGCGCGAAAGCGTATGGGGGATGCGGAACTCAAGGACTACCTTACCGAGCTTTTCTCAACGCGATTCAGGGCAGAAGGATACGATCTTGATATTCTTGATATATCCATACATGAAGGCAACAAGGTTCTTCGCTCGAGAAGAGCGGACATTCAAGCGGACAAAACCCAGCGATTTCACACCGAGATACGCGATCCGGAATCGAAAAGAATAGTCTACACAATAGACTTATCATACTCTCTCCTGAATCTGGAAAAAGGCATTTGGAATCTTGTGTGGCAGGTTGCAGCGGTAGGCGCGGCCGCATTCATCGCTGGATTGGCGCTGATACTCTATTTCGCAAGAAGGAGCACGTCGCATCTTCGAACTCTCGCGGACGCCATGCAGCAGGCCGGCTCCGGAAACATGGGTGCAAGGGTTGAAATACAATCATCCGATGAGGTGGGTGTTCTTGGCGATACCTTCAACTGGATGATGAAGGGTCTTGAGGAGGGTGAGTTTGTGAAAAACATCTTCAAGAGATACGTCACGAGACAGGTAGCTGAGAAGATACTCGCCGAAAAGGATATGGTTCATCTTGCGGGAGACAGGCTTGAGGTGTCGATTCTCTTCGCGGACATTCGCGGATTCACGCGTCTTTCGCAGACGATGCCCCCCGAGGAGATAATAGGGCTTCTTAATCACTACTTTACGCCGATAATAGACGTGATTATAGAAAACGAGGGCGTTCTGGATAAATTCATAGGCGACGGGTTTCTTGCCTTCTGGAACGCTCCCTTGCCGCAGAAAGACCATGCTCTTAGAGCCTGCAAGGCAGCTATCGAGATACAGAATGTGATAACGAAATTGAATCTCGCACGGGAGAACCTTGGGAAAATAAGCATCAAAATGGGTATGGGGATTCATTCAGGCGCCGCCATAGCAGGCAGCATCGGCTCGGCGCGAAGGATGGAATACACAATCATAGGCGAGAGCGTTAACTTCGCTGAAAGGCTTGAGGAGGCTGCAGAACATGGAGAGGTTCTTGTCTCGAAAAGAGTCAAGGAGCTTATCGCGGAGAGGATGCCTTTGAAGGAAAGGCGCATTAAAATACAAGATTACGGAGAACAGGAGATAGAAGTGTTCGAACTGCTTATTCCGAAGGAGGCTTTGCAATGA
- a CDS encoding WD40 repeat domain-containing protein: MKKIMFFAVIASVLSVAGCGSNPTHVIYNGAPVSVDTFSGRVTAIAVSPDNTTLALGFSDSLVMLWYPIEHKPVRKIQKHRHIINSVAFSPDGSLLAAASGDEVFTITNAKTGQLIDSVVMFEGPVTSVDYSSDGTLLAVGFADKFVEIWDVQKREQSGEFKGHEGVVTALKFRPLSHILYTAGRDSLLFIADVDDTVSFKTKESSGYINALAFSKDGTLFAAGGTNDLVKLWKTEPLTSIGWYQSNLMDVLGIAFLPDNATLIASDRAGTVVFLKITSPSDTVETKGIFTVGLSELGRFKAHDGAVRSIAVSNDGSKLYTGGDDRTLKVWDVKAILENLISQAPKGK, from the coding sequence ATGAAAAAGATTATGTTTTTCGCGGTAATCGCGAGCGTCCTTTCAGTGGCGGGTTGCGGCAGCAATCCCACACACGTAATCTACAATGGAGCGCCAGTTTCAGTCGACACTTTCAGCGGACGCGTCACGGCAATTGCCGTTAGTCCGGATAATACGACACTCGCTCTTGGTTTTTCGGATAGCCTGGTGATGCTGTGGTATCCCATCGAGCATAAGCCCGTTAGAAAGATACAAAAACACCGCCATATAATCAACAGCGTAGCCTTTTCGCCTGATGGAAGCCTTCTTGCGGCTGCGAGCGGCGATGAGGTTTTCACGATAACTAACGCCAAAACAGGACAGCTTATTGATTCTGTAGTGATGTTTGAAGGACCCGTAACGAGCGTAGATTATTCTTCAGATGGAACCCTTTTGGCCGTAGGTTTCGCCGACAAGTTCGTAGAGATATGGGACGTCCAGAAAAGGGAACAATCGGGCGAGTTCAAAGGTCATGAAGGCGTTGTTACAGCGCTTAAGTTCAGACCCTTGAGTCACATTCTGTATACCGCCGGCCGCGACAGCCTTCTTTTTATCGCCGACGTGGATGATACCGTTTCATTTAAGACAAAAGAGTCTTCGGGTTATATCAACGCTCTTGCTTTTTCTAAAGACGGCACCCTATTCGCAGCTGGAGGAACCAATGACCTGGTCAAACTCTGGAAAACGGAGCCTCTGACATCCATTGGCTGGTATCAGAGTAATCTTATGGACGTGCTTGGAATCGCATTCCTGCCGGATAATGCCACCTTGATTGCTTCAGACCGGGCGGGTACAGTGGTATTTCTGAAGATCACCAGCCCAAGCGATACGGTAGAAACCAAGGGCATATTCACCGTAGGTCTATCCGAGCTTGGAAGATTCAAGGCCCACGATGGAGCAGTGAGGAGCATCGCTGTCTCGAACGACGGCTCGAAGCTATATACGGGCGGCGACGACCGCACTCTGAAAGTCTGGGATGTAAAAGCAATTCTCGAAAATCTTATTTCCCAGGCTCCAAAGGGGAAATAA
- a CDS encoding YjgP/YjgQ family permease: MKRFDRFLVSEFLLFSLLGLITIVIIYDLIRLIDLMNYFLRYKATLLQILAYYFYELPAATGLLLPVGCAMGIFLTFGRLIRSNELVPLLASGVDILRIFATFLVTASVITLAAFSFNELVATKSKTRFIEYKEANIEKRSSNRTIVIYETTYLSETGRLYSIHQLNIRDSTASGWMIWEFGPKRSIKRTLRIEHANYSQKEGWRGDNIEITSFDGDEVGFEKINNGIVPEIKETPGEIGGRIKQVDEMTFIELAQYIKRRTNAGIDASEEITEFHFRFSGPLIILIVTLISISAASLLRKSNITLGIGLGLLLSFIYWGSIQAFRAFGYNSDIPGWLAAWLPNILFLGVSLVLLTKIKR; the protein is encoded by the coding sequence GTGAAACGCTTTGACAGATTCCTGGTTTCCGAATTCCTGCTTTTTTCACTTCTTGGGCTTATAACAATCGTTATCATATACGACTTGATTCGGCTTATAGACCTCATGAACTATTTTCTGCGATACAAAGCTACACTCCTTCAGATTCTTGCATATTACTTTTACGAACTTCCTGCCGCAACAGGACTTCTCCTTCCCGTCGGCTGCGCTATGGGCATCTTCCTGACCTTCGGCAGACTCATACGCTCCAACGAGCTCGTTCCGCTTCTTGCCTCAGGGGTGGATATTTTAAGAATATTTGCTACTTTTCTGGTAACGGCTTCCGTTATTACGTTGGCGGCTTTTTCTTTCAACGAGCTGGTTGCAACCAAATCCAAAACCCGTTTCATCGAATACAAGGAGGCAAACATAGAAAAACGTTCATCAAACAGAACTATTGTAATATACGAAACTACTTATCTTTCCGAGACCGGGAGGCTATACTCCATACATCAACTGAATATTAGAGACAGTACGGCATCGGGCTGGATGATATGGGAATTCGGGCCAAAACGTTCCATCAAGCGGACTTTGAGGATAGAACACGCCAACTACTCGCAAAAGGAAGGCTGGCGAGGCGATAATATTGAAATAACATCATTCGATGGGGATGAAGTAGGATTTGAGAAAATCAATAATGGAATAGTTCCGGAAATAAAGGAAACCCCGGGTGAGATCGGAGGGAGAATAAAGCAGGTTGACGAGATGACCTTTATAGAACTCGCTCAATACATAAAACGCAGAACAAACGCCGGAATCGATGCATCCGAGGAGATTACAGAATTCCATTTCCGTTTCTCCGGACCTTTAATAATATTAATAGTGACGCTTATTTCCATCTCTGCGGCGAGTCTTCTGCGAAAAAGCAACATCACGCTGGGCATCGGACTCGGACTTCTTCTGAGTTTTATCTACTGGGGTTCAATACAGGCGTTCAGAGCATTCGGGTACAACTCCGATATCCCCGGTTGGCTGGCTGCATGGCTGCCCAACATCTTGTTTTTGGGAGTTTCATTAGTATTATTAACTAAGATTAAACGTTAG
- a CDS encoding YjgP/YjgQ family permease, whose amino-acid sequence MRIFSRYILSQFAVPLALSWAVLTGIFLMDQLFLLFNLVITKGIEVRYVLEILLYAIPFVMAMSVPLATMSGSMMTFGRLAQDNEIVALRSAGVRLVDTFVPVFVFTVILSILMVFFNLYVLPESNHRERNMLADVSSKKPSVRLDEGLFNEGFPGYTIFIGSKDERNSKIYDVMVSVRNSALITAPEGSLVVTPDERYIVMTLYGAETHELVGTSYRRIRSDTQIINLELNTELIRRERTYRSEKEMTLPLLLKEIDSNKKQIVSSRSDLAKTTNQLRKQELERRIKSLESRINVLNVEIHKSIAFSVAAVLFLFFGAALGGKLRKGGIGLAIVLSLIFFAFYYILVIGGEKFAKTGKMSAWLAMWLPNLIMIPFTVEIFSEVFFENSLILKKLRL is encoded by the coding sequence ATGCGTATATTTTCGCGCTACATTCTGAGCCAGTTTGCCGTTCCCCTTGCGCTTTCCTGGGCCGTTTTAACCGGTATATTCCTTATGGACCAGTTGTTCCTTTTATTCAATCTGGTTATTACAAAAGGTATTGAGGTAAGGTACGTTCTAGAGATACTGCTATACGCAATCCCCTTTGTAATGGCTATGTCAGTCCCCCTCGCAACCATGTCAGGTTCCATGATGACCTTTGGAAGACTTGCGCAAGATAATGAAATCGTCGCACTCCGTTCAGCTGGTGTCCGATTGGTTGATACATTTGTTCCTGTTTTCGTATTCACCGTTATCCTCTCTATATTGATGGTGTTTTTTAACCTCTACGTTCTCCCCGAATCGAACCACAGAGAACGCAACATGCTTGCAGACGTTTCAAGCAAAAAGCCTTCGGTAAGACTTGATGAAGGACTTTTCAATGAGGGATTCCCAGGATACACGATTTTCATAGGCTCCAAGGACGAACGCAACTCCAAAATCTATGATGTCATGGTTTCCGTAAGAAATAGCGCATTGATTACAGCCCCTGAAGGTTCGCTTGTCGTGACACCCGACGAGAGATACATAGTCATGACTCTTTATGGCGCTGAAACGCACGAACTTGTGGGAACAAGCTACCGCAGAATCCGCTCGGATACGCAGATAATCAATCTTGAGCTTAACACCGAGCTGATAAGACGCGAACGAACCTACCGGTCGGAAAAGGAAATGACCCTTCCATTACTCTTAAAGGAGATAGATTCGAACAAGAAACAGATAGTATCCAGCAGAAGCGACCTGGCGAAAACTACGAATCAGCTTAGAAAGCAGGAACTCGAAAGGAGAATAAAGAGTCTGGAAAGCAGAATCAATGTTCTTAACGTTGAGATTCACAAATCCATCGCTTTTTCTGTAGCCGCGGTGCTTTTTTTGTTTTTTGGCGCTGCCCTGGGAGGGAAATTGAGGAAGGGCGGCATAGGACTTGCAATTGTTTTGAGTCTTATCTTCTTTGCTTTTTATTACATCTTAGTCATAGGCGGAGAAAAATTCGCCAAAACCGGAAAGATGTCCGCATGGCTCGCAATGTGGCTTCCTAATCTGATTATGATTCCGTTTACTGTAGAGATATTCAGCGAGGTTTTCTTTGAAAACTCCCTTATCTTGAAGAAGCTCAGACTGTGA